One window of the Pseudarthrobacter sp. ATCC 49987 genome contains the following:
- a CDS encoding 6-pyruvoyl trahydropterin synthase family protein → MFSLTVRRNFMIAHSLPRPAFGPAQGMHGATFVTEVTFRRRALTDDSIVLDIGEAGEVLDSILEGLNYKNLDEHPDFAGRLSTTEALAQYVADAMAARIRTGADGRELAGLDVTLRETPDAWASYSLDFEAS, encoded by the coding sequence GTGTTCAGCCTGACCGTCCGCCGCAACTTCATGATCGCCCACAGCCTCCCGCGCCCCGCTTTCGGACCCGCCCAGGGCATGCATGGCGCCACCTTCGTCACGGAAGTGACCTTCCGCCGTCGCGCCCTGACCGACGACTCGATCGTCCTGGACATCGGCGAGGCCGGCGAGGTGCTGGATTCGATCCTCGAAGGCCTGAACTACAAGAACCTCGACGAGCACCCGGACTTCGCCGGCAGGCTGAGCACCACCGAGGCCCTGGCCCAGTACGTCGCCGACGCCATGGCGGCCAGGATCCGCACCGGCGCGGACGGGCGCGAGCTCGCCGGCCTGGACGTCACCCTGCGCGAAACCCCCGACGCGTGGGCCAGCTACTCGCTCGACTTTGAGGCCAGCTAG
- a CDS encoding response regulator transcription factor, producing MATSHSMTNNLPQLSHPDGSPIRALVVDDEPSLSELMSMGLRMAGWSVAVAADGPEAMKLAKEFRPDVLVLDVMLPGFDGVELLGRIRAFAPEVPALFLTAKDAVQDRITGLAAGGDDYVTKPFSMEEVLLRLHRLVQRSGVAAMDTAELVVGDLVLNIDTREVRRAGEELHLTATQFELLRYLMENPKRVVSKAQILDRVWDYDFGGQANIVELYISYLRKKVDANHPPMIHTVRGAGYVLKPAD from the coding sequence ATGGCCACCTCGCACTCCATGACCAACAATCTCCCCCAGCTCTCCCACCCGGATGGCTCCCCCATCCGGGCCCTGGTCGTGGACGATGAACCCAGCCTCTCCGAGCTCATGAGCATGGGACTGCGGATGGCGGGCTGGTCGGTGGCCGTCGCCGCCGACGGGCCCGAAGCAATGAAGCTTGCCAAGGAATTCCGCCCCGACGTGCTAGTGCTCGACGTGATGCTTCCCGGATTCGACGGCGTTGAGCTGCTGGGCCGGATCCGCGCCTTCGCCCCCGAGGTGCCGGCACTGTTCCTGACAGCAAAGGACGCTGTCCAGGACCGCATCACCGGGCTGGCTGCCGGCGGGGACGACTACGTGACGAAGCCGTTCAGCATGGAGGAAGTGTTGCTCCGGCTGCATCGGCTGGTCCAGCGTTCCGGAGTGGCCGCGATGGATACCGCCGAACTCGTCGTCGGGGATCTCGTCCTGAACATCGACACGCGCGAAGTGCGTCGCGCGGGTGAGGAGTTGCACCTCACTGCCACCCAGTTCGAGCTGCTGCGCTACCTCATGGAGAACCCGAAACGCGTTGTCAGCAAAGCCCAGATCCTGGACCGGGTATGGGACTACGACTTTGGCGGGCAGGCCAACATCGTGGAACTCTACATCTCGTACCTGCGCAAGAAGGTCGACGCCAACCACCCGCCCATGATCCACACGGTGCGCGGCGCCGGCTATGTCCTGAAGCCGGCGGACTGA
- a CDS encoding dodecin family protein, with protein MSVARITTLSANSRTSFDAAIKEGVDRANKTLRNVTGAWVKEQKVEISDGAVVAWHVVLEVTFVLDD; from the coding sequence ATGTCTGTTGCACGGATTACTACCCTGAGCGCGAACTCCAGGACCTCGTTTGATGCCGCCATCAAGGAGGGCGTCGACCGGGCCAACAAGACCCTGCGCAATGTCACGGGGGCGTGGGTGAAGGAACAGAAGGTTGAAATCAGCGACGGCGCCGTTGTTGCCTGGCACGTCGTGCTTGAAGTGACCTTTGTCCTGGACGATTGA
- a CDS encoding nucleoside deaminase, whose protein sequence is MTSPEPRHAEWMGLALAEARAALATEDVPIGAVVIGPDGTVLGSGRNEREALGDPTAHAEMVAIRAAAARLQELSSRGGSAGDGWRLADCTLVVTLEPCAMCAGAVVLARIPRVVFGAWDEKAGAAGSVFDILRERRLNHWVEVYGGVREPECAALLRDFFAGHRGA, encoded by the coding sequence ATGACTTCCCCCGAGCCCCGCCATGCCGAATGGATGGGCCTTGCCCTCGCCGAGGCGCGCGCCGCCCTGGCCACCGAGGACGTGCCGATCGGCGCCGTCGTCATCGGCCCCGACGGTACGGTGCTCGGCAGCGGGCGCAACGAACGCGAGGCACTCGGCGACCCGACGGCGCACGCGGAGATGGTGGCCATCCGTGCGGCCGCCGCCCGGCTGCAGGAACTCAGCTCCCGGGGCGGGAGCGCCGGTGACGGCTGGCGGCTGGCGGACTGCACGCTGGTGGTGACGTTGGAGCCCTGCGCCATGTGCGCCGGCGCCGTGGTGCTGGCCCGGATTCCCCGGGTGGTTTTCGGGGCATGGGACGAGAAGGCCGGGGCCGCCGGGTCCGTGTTCGATATCCTCCGCGAGCGCCGGCTCAACCACTGGGTGGAAGTGTATGGCGGGGTCCGGGAACCGGAGTGCGCCGCGTTGCTGCGGGACTTCTTCGCCGGGCACCGCGGCGCCTGA
- the upp gene encoding uracil phosphoribosyltransferase — protein MRTLVVDHPLVAHKLTVLRDKNTPSPVFRQLTEELVTLLAYEATREVRTEPVTIETPVSTTIGTAFTKPTPLVVPILRAGLGMLEGMTKLVPTAEVGFLGMARDEETLGIITYAERLPEDLTDRQIFVLDPMLATGGTLREAIKFLFKRGASDVTCICLLAAPEGLAKLEEELADANVTIVLASIDEKLNEKSYIVPGLGDAGDRLYGVAG, from the coding sequence ATGCGCACTCTCGTTGTGGACCACCCGCTGGTCGCCCATAAGCTCACCGTCCTGCGGGACAAGAACACCCCGTCACCGGTCTTCCGCCAGCTCACCGAGGAACTCGTCACGCTCCTGGCGTACGAGGCCACCCGGGAAGTCCGCACCGAACCGGTGACCATCGAGACACCGGTCAGCACCACCATTGGCACGGCTTTCACCAAGCCCACCCCGCTGGTGGTCCCCATCCTGCGCGCCGGACTCGGCATGCTTGAGGGCATGACCAAGCTGGTCCCCACGGCCGAGGTCGGATTCCTGGGCATGGCCCGCGATGAAGAGACCCTGGGCATCATCACGTATGCCGAACGCCTCCCCGAGGACCTCACGGACCGGCAGATCTTCGTCCTGGACCCCATGCTCGCCACCGGCGGCACGCTGCGCGAGGCCATCAAGTTCCTCTTCAAGCGCGGCGCCTCCGACGTCACCTGCATCTGCCTTCTGGCCGCCCCGGAAGGCCTGGCGAAGCTGGAAGAGGAGCTTGCCGACGCCAACGTGACGATCGTGCTCGCCTCGATCGACGAGAAGCTCAACGAGAAGTCCTACATCGTCCCGGGCCTGGGCGACGCCGGCGACCGCCTCTACGGCGTGGCCGGCTAG
- a CDS encoding HAMP domain-containing sensor histidine kinase: MPDRSPTIRPSGLNWRNPATWHLRTRLVLVTMALLVAICGAVGVVSYASMDSFLTRQLDKQLVQAADRAREFGRTGGRADPLDARGQGIGTLNARIVDDSVRSAGFLAEDATRKSLTDEDDEVLLKLAARSEPVNRTLSAGAYRLVAAETPDGDVIVTGLPLAEKQNTLASLVWTMVLVSAGGLVVIGLAGTALIRRTMKPLDQLSEVATQVSRLPLDAGEVGLAMRVPAAAAHPGTEVGSVGHALNLMLDNVSNALEARQKSETKVRQFVADASHELRTPLTAIRGYTELMRMTEHFTPDGAKSLARVQSQSERMTTLVEDLLLLARLDEGQPLKLTEVDLTQLAIETVSDEKVMAPDRVWHLELPEEPVVVRGDATQLHQVLANLLSNARKHTGPGTMVVTGVKRAPDGSAVMTVTDNGPGISPEFVDRVFARFTRADASRKNPVTGTTPAPGRRPLPRHPIHPPRTLPGPPAAAAVGMAPTASAASAEGTSGLGLSIVQSIVEAHGGTVSVASAPGRTEFTVRLPATPPAGRGEAPAGQAREQAATPSS; encoded by the coding sequence GTGCCTGACCGCTCCCCCACGATCCGCCCTTCCGGGCTCAACTGGCGCAACCCCGCCACCTGGCATCTGCGCACCCGGCTTGTCCTGGTCACCATGGCCCTGCTCGTGGCGATCTGCGGTGCGGTCGGCGTCGTCAGCTATGCCTCGATGGACTCCTTCCTGACCAGGCAGCTCGACAAGCAATTGGTGCAGGCTGCCGACCGCGCCCGCGAGTTTGGCCGCACCGGCGGCCGCGCAGACCCCCTGGACGCGCGGGGCCAGGGAATCGGTACCCTGAACGCCAGGATCGTGGACGACTCCGTCCGCAGCGCCGGCTTCCTCGCCGAGGACGCCACCCGGAAGTCGCTCACCGACGAGGACGACGAAGTTCTCCTCAAGCTCGCCGCCCGGAGCGAGCCCGTGAACCGGACCCTGTCCGCCGGAGCCTACCGGCTGGTGGCCGCCGAGACCCCGGACGGCGATGTGATCGTCACCGGCCTGCCGCTCGCCGAGAAACAGAACACGCTGGCTTCATTGGTCTGGACGATGGTGCTCGTGTCCGCTGGCGGCCTCGTCGTGATCGGCCTTGCCGGGACGGCGCTGATCCGCCGCACCATGAAGCCGCTTGATCAGCTCTCCGAGGTGGCCACACAGGTCTCCCGCCTCCCGCTCGACGCCGGAGAAGTGGGACTCGCCATGCGGGTGCCCGCCGCCGCGGCTCATCCCGGCACCGAGGTGGGCAGTGTCGGCCATGCCTTGAACCTGATGCTGGACAACGTCTCCAACGCACTCGAAGCCCGGCAGAAGAGCGAGACGAAGGTCCGCCAGTTCGTCGCGGACGCCTCGCACGAGCTGCGCACACCCCTGACAGCCATCCGCGGCTACACCGAGCTGATGCGGATGACCGAACACTTCACCCCCGACGGCGCAAAGTCCCTCGCCCGGGTGCAGAGCCAGTCCGAACGGATGACCACCCTGGTGGAGGACCTGCTCCTGCTTGCCCGGCTGGACGAGGGCCAGCCCCTCAAGCTCACCGAGGTCGACCTCACCCAGCTGGCCATCGAGACGGTCAGCGACGAGAAGGTCATGGCCCCGGACCGGGTCTGGCATCTGGAACTCCCGGAAGAGCCGGTGGTGGTCCGCGGGGACGCGACCCAGCTGCACCAGGTGCTGGCCAACCTGCTCTCCAACGCGCGCAAGCACACCGGCCCCGGCACCATGGTGGTGACCGGCGTGAAGCGCGCGCCGGACGGGAGCGCCGTGATGACCGTGACGGACAACGGCCCCGGGATCTCCCCCGAGTTCGTGGACCGCGTGTTTGCGCGGTTCACGCGCGCTGACGCGTCCCGGAAGAATCCCGTGACCGGTACGACGCCGGCACCCGGCCGGCGGCCCCTTCCCCGCCATCCGATTCACCCGCCCAGGACGCTCCCCGGCCCCCCGGCGGCCGCTGCCGTCGGGATGGCCCCAACGGCTTCCGCCGCGTCGGCAGAGGGAACCAGCGGGCTGGGATTGTCCATCGTGCAGTCGATTGTGGAGGCCCACGGTGGGACGGTCAGCGTGGCCTCGGCGCCCGGCCGGACCGAGTTCACGGTGCGCCTGCCGGCTACCCCTCCGGCGGGCCGGGGAGAGGCCCCCGCCGGACAGGCCCGGGAGCAAGCGGCCACGCCGTCGTCGTGA
- a CDS encoding glyoxalase superfamily protein produces the protein MDWKLELVFVPVSDVDRAKDFYVNKVGFNADYDERPMDGIRFVQLTPPGSGCSIAIGEGLNDAPPGTAPSLQLVVSDIQAAHKQLKDNGVDVSDVDVQDWGHFVHFADPDGNKWAVQYIPNRPGG, from the coding sequence ATGGACTGGAAACTTGAACTTGTCTTTGTTCCCGTGTCTGATGTGGACCGTGCCAAGGATTTCTACGTCAACAAGGTCGGCTTCAACGCCGACTACGACGAACGGCCCATGGACGGCATCCGCTTCGTCCAGCTGACCCCGCCGGGCTCAGGCTGCTCCATTGCCATCGGCGAGGGGCTCAACGACGCTCCGCCGGGAACGGCCCCCAGCCTGCAGCTTGTGGTCAGCGATATCCAGGCCGCGCACAAACAGCTTAAGGACAACGGCGTGGACGTCAGCGACGTCGACGTCCAGGACTGGGGGCACTTCGTCCACTTTGCCGACCCGGACGGCAACAAATGGGCGGTGCAGTACATCCCCAACCGTCCCGGCGGTTAG
- a CDS encoding glycosyltransferase: protein MQPGALRLRLVVPGNVRHNSGGNVYNAALARELAVLGVDVETCPVDGDWPVGSAADRQRLGALLGDDGRGAGRTVTLVDGLLACGAPEELAAAAAAGRPAWILLHMPLDDAGHDEACLERRALREAAGVICTSTSAAAGIRARHGTYGLRVALPGTDTAALASGSEPPHLIAVAALLPNKDQSLLLAALSALPDLPWTASLIGSDTADPAYAALLRDTVQRLGLQDRVRIPGELRGPGLEAEWAAANLSLLISQAETYGLVVTESIARGVPVVVRSGTGAVEALAAGTPDPAPAPDHAAGWPGTAVALGADPAPLTDVLRQWLSGPSLRARWRAAAVDARDRLPGWDATARTVLETLDAERPAGLPPVAGPEKAATEDSPAAPAGGQ from the coding sequence TTGCAGCCGGGTGCCCTCCGCCTCCGCCTGGTGGTGCCCGGCAACGTGCGCCACAACTCGGGCGGCAACGTCTACAACGCCGCCCTCGCCCGTGAGCTTGCCGTGCTGGGCGTGGACGTGGAAACATGCCCGGTCGACGGCGACTGGCCGGTGGGCAGCGCGGCGGACCGGCAACGGCTGGGCGCCCTCCTGGGCGACGACGGACGCGGCGCCGGCCGCACGGTCACCCTGGTTGATGGACTGCTCGCCTGCGGGGCGCCGGAGGAACTCGCGGCCGCAGCGGCCGCCGGCCGGCCCGCCTGGATCCTGCTGCACATGCCGCTGGACGACGCCGGACACGATGAAGCCTGTCTGGAACGCCGGGCGCTGCGGGAAGCGGCCGGGGTGATCTGCACCAGCACGTCAGCGGCGGCCGGGATCCGGGCACGGCACGGAACATATGGTCTCCGGGTAGCCCTGCCCGGCACTGACACGGCCGCGCTGGCCTCCGGATCGGAGCCGCCGCACCTGATTGCCGTGGCCGCCCTGCTGCCGAACAAGGACCAGTCGCTGCTTCTCGCCGCGCTGTCCGCCCTGCCGGACCTGCCGTGGACCGCCTCCCTGATCGGCTCGGACACCGCGGATCCGGCCTATGCCGCGCTCCTCCGGGATACGGTGCAACGGCTGGGGCTGCAGGACCGCGTAAGGATCCCGGGGGAGCTGCGGGGCCCGGGGCTGGAGGCCGAATGGGCCGCGGCCAATCTGAGCCTGCTCATTTCGCAGGCCGAGACCTACGGGCTGGTGGTCACGGAGTCGATTGCGCGGGGTGTGCCGGTGGTGGTCCGGTCCGGCACCGGCGCCGTCGAAGCTCTCGCGGCGGGCACCCCTGATCCAGCGCCCGCGCCGGACCATGCTGCCGGCTGGCCGGGAACCGCCGTCGCGCTCGGCGCGGACCCGGCGCCCCTCACCGATGTCCTGCGGCAGTGGCTGTCCGGGCCGTCCCTCCGCGCCCGCTGGCGGGCCGCCGCGGTTGACGCCCGGGACCGGCTGCCCGGCTGGGACGCCACCGCCCGGACCGTGCTGGAAACCCTTGACGCGGAACGCCCGGCGGGGCTGCCGCCCGTCGCGGGGCCAGAAAAGGCTGCAACGGAAGATTCCCCTGCCGCACCAGCTGGTGGACAATGA
- a CDS encoding DNA glycosylase AlkZ-like family protein, with protein MTPEPLTTQPLTPNAPPARTLTRERLRAWAWHKQGLDGSLAGCTPEQVFARAGWARSVGGANPYLTLFARAGIRREQVDADVLAHRILELPTARGCTYVLGRDDFAWALQLGRDAAEATVKVVGRLGVDRGEITLLEEQVLHTLAEAAAPLDPRQLKEELGESVRNLGEEGKKKGATTTLPTALGILQAQGRIRRVPASGRLDQQRYAYELWNLPPSPLDDDGARTELIRRYLDWTGGATFKQSQWFTAFTVAQSKAALAAAGAVEVPTAAGETLWMLPDDVERLAAFEEPADEQIQLLAGTDSLTLLRRNAAELLADEDQHTTALGSLALQADLPDHPIFDRGRIIGLWQYDPGRERIVPWVFHAPTAAVTRRIAEVEDWIREDLGDFRAFSLDSPATRQKRIDGLAAAASGSAAGR; from the coding sequence ATGACGCCCGAGCCCCTCACCACGCAGCCCCTGACGCCGAACGCGCCGCCGGCCCGGACCCTCACCCGGGAGCGGCTCCGCGCCTGGGCCTGGCACAAGCAGGGCCTGGACGGCTCACTGGCCGGCTGCACCCCAGAACAGGTGTTTGCCCGGGCGGGCTGGGCACGCTCCGTTGGCGGCGCCAACCCCTACCTCACACTCTTCGCCCGCGCTGGCATCCGCCGCGAACAAGTGGACGCCGACGTCCTGGCGCACCGGATCCTGGAACTGCCGACGGCGCGCGGCTGCACCTATGTCCTGGGCCGGGACGACTTCGCCTGGGCGCTGCAACTCGGACGGGACGCCGCCGAGGCCACCGTCAAAGTAGTCGGCAGGCTCGGTGTGGACCGCGGAGAAATCACCCTGCTGGAGGAACAGGTGCTGCACACGCTCGCAGAGGCCGCAGCCCCGCTGGACCCGCGGCAGCTCAAGGAGGAACTCGGCGAATCCGTGCGGAACCTCGGCGAGGAAGGCAAGAAGAAGGGCGCCACCACCACGCTGCCCACGGCCCTCGGCATCCTGCAGGCGCAGGGCCGGATCCGCCGGGTACCGGCCAGCGGGCGCCTGGACCAGCAGCGCTACGCCTACGAACTCTGGAACCTGCCCCCGAGCCCGCTCGACGACGACGGCGCCCGCACTGAGCTGATCCGCCGCTACCTGGACTGGACCGGAGGGGCCACCTTCAAACAGTCGCAGTGGTTCACGGCTTTCACCGTGGCCCAGAGCAAGGCGGCGCTGGCCGCGGCCGGCGCGGTGGAGGTTCCCACCGCCGCCGGGGAGACGCTGTGGATGCTGCCCGACGACGTCGAACGGCTCGCCGCGTTTGAAGAGCCGGCCGACGAGCAGATCCAACTGCTTGCGGGCACGGACTCGCTCACGCTGTTGCGGCGCAACGCCGCCGAACTGCTGGCCGACGAGGACCAGCACACGACGGCCCTGGGTTCGCTCGCGCTGCAGGCGGACCTCCCGGACCATCCCATCTTCGACCGGGGCCGGATCATCGGGCTGTGGCAGTACGATCCCGGCAGGGAACGCATCGTACCCTGGGTGTTCCACGCGCCCACGGCCGCTGTGACGCGGCGGATCGCCGAAGTGGAGGACTGGATCCGCGAGGACCTGGGCGACTTCCGCGCCTTCAGCCTCGATTCACCGGCCACCCGGCAGAAGAGGATCGACGGTCTGGCGGCCGCCGCATCAGGCTCCGCCGCCGGCAGGTAA
- a CDS encoding dehydrogenase codes for MSNSDQLPEQHTTATAYWTVGPEKGELRREDLPAPGPGEALVRTLYSGISKGTELVVHNARVPECVAEEMAAPNQEGSFPSPVKFGYLSVGVVEAGPADWLGKTVFCLYPHQDRYVVPVESLTVVPEDVPARRAVLTGTVETAINGIWEAGPRLGDRIAVIGAGLVGGMVAKLLSSFPLGRLQLIDVDPAKRAFAETLGVEFSHPDAALPDCDIVIHCSASEAGLERALQLAGDDGDVIEMSWYADRKVTVPLGEDFHARRLSIRASQVGVVARARRHRRTNADRLQLAVSLLRDPGFDVFLTGSSPLAELPDVVQRLSDGALEALCHVIEYPVSGAPSIGSATTEATR; via the coding sequence ATGAGCAATTCAGACCAGCTACCAGAACAGCACACGACAGCCACCGCATACTGGACCGTCGGCCCCGAAAAGGGGGAGCTCCGGCGCGAGGACCTGCCCGCGCCCGGCCCGGGCGAGGCGCTGGTGCGCACCCTCTACTCCGGCATCAGCAAGGGCACCGAGCTGGTGGTCCACAACGCCCGCGTCCCGGAGTGCGTGGCGGAGGAAATGGCCGCCCCGAACCAGGAAGGCTCCTTCCCGTCCCCGGTGAAGTTCGGCTACCTCTCCGTCGGCGTCGTCGAGGCCGGCCCGGCTGACTGGCTGGGAAAGACCGTTTTCTGCCTCTACCCGCACCAAGACCGTTACGTCGTCCCGGTGGAGTCACTCACCGTGGTTCCGGAGGATGTCCCCGCCCGCCGCGCCGTGCTGACCGGCACCGTCGAAACAGCGATCAACGGGATCTGGGAGGCCGGCCCCCGGCTCGGCGACCGCATCGCCGTGATCGGCGCTGGCCTTGTCGGCGGCATGGTGGCCAAGCTCCTGAGTTCCTTTCCGCTCGGGCGGCTCCAGCTGATCGACGTCGACCCGGCCAAACGGGCGTTCGCCGAAACGCTCGGCGTCGAATTCAGCCACCCCGACGCCGCCCTGCCGGACTGCGACATCGTGATCCACTGCTCCGCCTCCGAGGCAGGCCTCGAACGCGCCCTGCAGTTGGCCGGCGACGACGGCGACGTCATCGAAATGTCCTGGTACGCCGACCGCAAAGTCACCGTGCCGCTGGGCGAAGACTTCCACGCGCGGAGGCTGTCCATCCGTGCCAGCCAGGTGGGCGTCGTGGCCCGGGCACGCCGCCACCGCCGCACCAACGCCGACCGGCTCCAGCTCGCCGTCTCACTGCTGCGCGATCCCGGATTCGATGTGTTCCTCACCGGCTCGTCCCCGCTCGCGGAGCTGCCCGACGTCGTCCAGCGGCTCTCCGACGGCGCCCTGGAGGCGCTGTGCCACGTTATTGAATACCCGGTGAGTGGAGCCCCCTCCATCGGATCAGCCACAACAGAAGCCACGAGGTAA
- a CDS encoding SixA phosphatase family protein: MSAHHIKRLVIMRHAKADWPGGVADHDRPLEERGHRDAPQAGKWLLKHGVVPDFILCSSALRTRQTCTWVCSELGDKAPTPKLEDGLYAASAKRMLTVINHVPDTVTTLMVISHMPGVQDLAMHLASRDSNHDAYMDAATRYPTSALTIMETEKSWAELDGRDARLTQFKVPRAK, encoded by the coding sequence ATGAGCGCGCATCACATCAAACGGCTGGTGATCATGCGGCATGCCAAGGCGGACTGGCCCGGCGGCGTCGCGGATCATGACCGGCCGCTCGAAGAGCGCGGCCACCGTGATGCCCCCCAGGCCGGAAAATGGCTGCTGAAGCACGGTGTGGTTCCCGACTTCATCCTGTGCTCCAGCGCCCTGCGCACCCGGCAGACCTGCACCTGGGTCTGCAGCGAACTTGGCGACAAGGCCCCGACGCCGAAACTCGAGGACGGGCTGTACGCCGCTTCAGCGAAGCGGATGCTGACGGTCATCAACCACGTCCCGGACACCGTGACCACCCTTATGGTGATTTCGCACATGCCCGGGGTCCAGGACCTCGCCATGCACCTTGCGTCCCGCGACTCCAACCACGACGCCTACATGGACGCCGCCACGCGGTACCCCACCAGCGCGCTGACCATCATGGAGACGGAGAAGTCCTGGGCCGAACTCGACGGCCGGGACGCGCGGCTGACGCAGTTCAAGGTCCCCCGGGCCAAATAA
- a CDS encoding phosphatase PAP2 family protein, whose product MNTGTESWLTQRWGKWVVPYAALWATMLIGGVVVLVLALLSAEVYDNVVDDAGLANLDKPTLGMMEQLRSPGLDAFVTGFTNIGGGIGMPILASILTAWLIWASRTWRPLILIGGAAAVSVTATSVGKKLIGRTRPDHADAVPPYETSPSFPSGHTLNTTVVIGLVVYLACLQIKRTLARVSLIAAGAVFIFAMGMSRVYLGHHWMTDVIIGWVLGLAWVGIVILAHRLFHVLRHREQAGPAPTFDNEAHLRDGAAGSGAPGETNDVGTRGPTGGPPAAG is encoded by the coding sequence GTGAACACCGGGACAGAGAGCTGGCTGACGCAGCGCTGGGGCAAATGGGTGGTGCCCTACGCGGCGCTGTGGGCCACAATGCTCATCGGCGGCGTGGTGGTGCTGGTCCTGGCGCTGCTAAGTGCCGAGGTCTATGACAACGTCGTGGACGACGCCGGCCTGGCGAACCTGGACAAGCCCACCCTCGGGATGATGGAGCAGCTCCGCAGCCCCGGCCTGGATGCGTTTGTCACGGGCTTCACCAACATCGGCGGCGGGATCGGGATGCCCATCCTGGCCAGTATCCTCACGGCGTGGCTCATCTGGGCCAGCCGGACCTGGCGGCCGCTGATCCTGATCGGCGGCGCTGCCGCCGTCTCCGTGACCGCGACGTCCGTGGGCAAGAAGCTGATCGGGCGCACCCGCCCGGACCACGCCGACGCCGTCCCGCCCTACGAAACCTCGCCGTCGTTCCCGAGCGGCCACACGCTCAACACGACGGTGGTGATCGGACTGGTGGTGTACCTCGCCTGCCTGCAAATTAAACGCACGCTGGCCCGGGTCAGCCTGATAGCGGCGGGGGCGGTGTTCATCTTCGCGATGGGCATGAGCCGGGTCTATCTGGGCCACCACTGGATGACCGATGTGATCATCGGCTGGGTGCTGGGACTGGCCTGGGTCGGGATAGTGATCCTGGCCCACCGGCTCTTCCATGTCCTGCGGCACCGGGAACAGGCCGGACCCGCACCGACTTTCGACAACGAGGCCCACCTGCGCGACGGCGCCGCCGGCAGCGGCGCTCCGGGGGAGACGAACGACGTCGGGACCCGCGGTCCCACGGGCGGGCCCCCTGCCGCCGGGTGA
- a CDS encoding winged helix-turn-helix domain-containing protein — MSVASGYVHISVRNASKAGQASGIRQGFGGRASFAPAGAGNSFPAPGYAPQGYNPNSYGQLRAVPPAPATAPTPVIAPGSGSPVRPVPSDNVARGFVLYMGIDEETAAAAGTSIAKLAQEIRAYAQSLVSGAESYAAVAVAPASAPGSALDVVRSTFGDPTVGARQRAETARLQQPQDPRPSGVLIDLARREVALDGESLNLTFKEFELLNYLVENGTRTVGRDELLEGLWRNAEEVPNERTIDVHIRRLRSKLGRLANTVRTVRGQGYRFYEHPEVVVWAAPEYSI; from the coding sequence ATGTCAGTTGCATCCGGATACGTCCACATCTCCGTCCGTAACGCCAGCAAGGCCGGCCAGGCCTCCGGTATCCGCCAGGGCTTCGGCGGCCGGGCATCCTTTGCCCCCGCAGGCGCCGGCAACAGCTTCCCCGCCCCGGGCTATGCGCCGCAGGGATACAACCCCAACTCCTACGGACAGCTCCGCGCTGTTCCGCCGGCACCGGCCACGGCCCCGACTCCCGTGATTGCCCCGGGGAGCGGCAGCCCCGTCCGTCCCGTCCCGAGCGACAACGTCGCCCGCGGGTTCGTGCTCTACATGGGGATCGACGAGGAAACCGCGGCGGCTGCCGGCACCTCCATTGCGAAGCTGGCCCAGGAAATCCGGGCCTACGCCCAGTCCCTGGTCTCCGGCGCTGAAAGCTACGCCGCCGTCGCCGTCGCCCCCGCCAGCGCACCCGGCTCGGCGCTCGACGTCGTCCGTTCCACCTTCGGTGACCCCACGGTGGGCGCCCGCCAGCGGGCCGAGACCGCCCGCCTGCAGCAGCCCCAGGACCCGCGTCCGTCCGGCGTGCTGATCGACCTTGCCCGCCGCGAAGTGGCGCTCGACGGCGAATCCCTGAACCTGACGTTCAAGGAGTTCGAACTGCTGAACTACCTTGTCGAGAACGGGACCCGCACCGTGGGCCGCGACGAGCTGCTCGAAGGCCTGTGGCGCAACGCCGAAGAGGTGCCCAACGAGCGGACCATCGACGTGCACATCCGCCGCCTGCGCTCCAAGCTCGGCCGCCTCGCCAACACCGTCCGGACGGTCCGCGGCCAGGGGTACCGGTTCTACGAGCACCCGGAAGTTGTGGTCTGGGCCGCTCCGGAATACTCGATCTAG